The following is a genomic window from Leptotrichia sp. OH3620_COT-345.
AAACGGCTTTTCATAATTTAGGAGTTTATTATTACAATAAGAAAAATAAAAAGAAAGCGAAATTATATTTTCAAATTGCGAAAGAATATGGATATCGTTTAGAGCCTGAATACGAAGCATTTATAAGTATTTAAAAATAAAATTCAAAAAGAAATAAAAGAACAGTGAAGTAGAATTTGTTGAAAATTAAAATTAAGAGGTGTAAAATGAAAAAAATAATATTTTTATTAATGATGATAATATTTGCATTGGGATGTAGCAAAGAAGTTTCAGTTAAACCTGAGCCTAATGCAAAAATACCCGACTTCAAACTTCAAGATCTTGAGGGAAAAAAGTATGAAAGTTCAAAGTTGATTAATAACGGGAAAAAAACTTTATTTGTCATGGCTGCCGAGTGGTGTCCGCACTGTAAGTCTGAAGCTCCTGAAATACAGAGATTTTATGATGAATACAAAGATAAGGTAAACGTAGTTGTTGTATATTCAAATGTGAATTCGAGTTTGGATGAAGTAAAAAATTATATAAAAAATAATGAGTATACTTTCCCTGTATA
Proteins encoded in this region:
- a CDS encoding TlpA disulfide reductase family protein; protein product: MKKIIFLLMMIIFALGCSKEVSVKPEPNAKIPDFKLQDLEGKKYESSKLINNGKKTLFVMAAEWCPHCKSEAPEIQRFYDEYKDKVNVVVVYSNVNSSLDEVKNYIKNNEYTFPVYYDKDGETLRTFQVQAFPFNLKIDGNKIAEVYKGELDYDLIVSEFLK